The following are encoded together in the Panicum virgatum strain AP13 chromosome 6K, P.virgatum_v5, whole genome shotgun sequence genome:
- the LOC120713392 gene encoding acidic leucine-rich nuclear phosphoprotein 32 family member A-like has product MAATPDALMDANEEQADAVDVIDVNTSYNRTVALEPSNTSSSEQVADKLSAMEPMHNIDSRMSDTAEPVFDAERLAVVDVELLTMFADRPSTTEPMHNIDNRQSEPMFDADKSSAVRLPHDTEMVDDDYDNEDADYELEEEEKDEDKEGDDEDEVEEEEDDEGFQMVDVDMGSFSEPGRKFLAKV; this is encoded by the exons atggctgcaactcctgatgcactaaTGGATGCAAAcgaggaacaagccgatgcAGTAGATGTCAttgacgtcaacaccagctATAACAGGACAGTTGCTCTTGAACCGTCCAACacctcttcttcagaacag gttGCTGATAAACTGTCGGCTATGGAGCCGATGCATAATATTGATAGCCGCATGTCTGATACAGCTGAGCCGGTGTTTGATGCTGAACGATTGGCTGTTGTGGATGTTGAACTGTTAACCATGTTTGCTGACAGGCCATCGACTACGGAGCCGATGCATAATATTGATAACCGTCAGTCTGAGCCGATGTTTGATGCTGATAAATCATCGGCTGTGAG ACTTCCCCACGACACTGAAATGGTTGATGATGATTATGACAACGAAGACGCTGACTATGAActagaagaagaggaaaaagatGAAGACAAAGAGggagatgatgaggatgaggtagaagaagaagaagatgatgaaggaTTTCAGATGGTTGATGTTGACATGGGCTCATTTTCTGAACCAGGGCGAAAGTTTCTGGCCAAAGTATGA